In Candidatus Angelobacter sp., a single genomic region encodes these proteins:
- the murG gene encoding undecaprenyldiphospho-muramoylpentapeptide beta-N-acetylglucosaminyltransferase produces MQSAETAPRVAIACGGTGGHLFPGLAVADVLAHSGCSVSLLISPKEVDQQAVKSAARVEVLTLPAVGLVNGNLGAFVRGFWRSCCAARQMFKVRTPQAVLAMGGFTSAPPVLAGQKAGAATFLHESNSIPGRANRWLAPLVDAAFTGFPSAARRLHCQTVKFTGTPVRTQFHSMDAAGCRVALGLNADRPVLLVMGGSQGARGVNQLITRSLPLLTAQFPALQFAHLTGTSDFESVRDIYATHRVSCVVRPFLSEMELALGAATVAVSRAGASSQAELAAMRVPSILIPYPGAADNHQFYNAWAFVESGAARMLEQEKATPEMLVEMIRGLVEKSDQTTSMKEALAKWHQPDAAEQIAGRILEAMARNGARVGPLVTAGGESAARLSDSGNVGVQAAQIA; encoded by the coding sequence ATGCAGTCTGCCGAGACAGCTCCGAGAGTCGCCATCGCGTGTGGTGGCACGGGGGGGCATCTGTTCCCCGGACTGGCCGTGGCGGACGTGCTCGCGCATAGCGGGTGTTCCGTCTCGCTGCTCATCTCACCCAAGGAAGTGGATCAGCAGGCCGTGAAATCAGCGGCCCGCGTGGAAGTGCTGACGCTGCCGGCGGTTGGACTGGTGAATGGAAATCTTGGGGCGTTCGTTCGCGGGTTCTGGAGGTCCTGCTGCGCGGCACGGCAAATGTTCAAGGTCCGGACGCCACAAGCTGTCCTGGCTATGGGAGGGTTCACCAGTGCGCCACCTGTTCTCGCCGGACAAAAAGCCGGCGCTGCCACGTTCCTGCACGAGTCAAATTCGATTCCTGGCCGCGCGAACCGGTGGCTTGCTCCACTCGTCGATGCAGCGTTCACCGGTTTTCCATCCGCCGCCCGCCGGTTGCACTGTCAAACGGTGAAATTCACCGGCACGCCCGTGCGGACGCAGTTTCATTCGATGGACGCCGCCGGTTGTCGCGTCGCGCTTGGTCTCAACGCGGACCGGCCGGTGCTTCTGGTGATGGGCGGCAGTCAGGGAGCGCGCGGCGTGAATCAACTGATCACCCGGTCACTCCCTTTGCTCACTGCGCAATTTCCCGCGCTGCAGTTCGCCCACCTCACCGGAACGAGCGATTTTGAAAGTGTCCGTGATATCTATGCGACGCACAGGGTAAGTTGCGTGGTTCGGCCATTCCTCAGTGAAATGGAACTGGCGCTTGGCGCGGCCACCGTGGCGGTCAGCCGGGCCGGGGCGTCGTCGCAGGCCGAGCTGGCCGCGATGCGCGTGCCCTCAATCCTCATCCCTTATCCCGGTGCGGCGGACAATCACCAGTTCTATAATGCGTGGGCCTTCGTCGAAAGCGGCGCGGCGCGCATGCTCGAACAGGAGAAGGCCACGCCGGAGATGCTGGTCGAAATGATCCGTGGATTGGTTGAGAAATCCGACCAGACGACATCGATGAAGGAGGCACTGGCGAAATGGCACCAGCCTGACGCCGCGGAACAAATCGCCGGCCGGATACTGGAGGCGATGGCCAGGAACGGTGCGCGCGTGGGTCCGCTGGTGACAGCCGGCGGAGAATCCGCAGCCAGGCTTTCCGACTCCGGAAACGTAGGGGTTCAAGCTGCGCAGATCGCATGA